One genomic window of Caldivirga maquilingensis IC-167 includes the following:
- a CDS encoding APC family permease → MGGKPNLFLRQSSGLVREVGPLAALLMNTAYITYQSGYLLLISSIVNFPFGNPILALILGFITFAPMAYLINFIGSTYYRTASDYVFMSRNLEPRIGFASLLMFTVDQMFFNAVSMVFALTTALGPSLYAIAVSLGDKGLVNVANLVTSNPVVIFTVGAIMLAVIILINMVSVKAGKYLSSAISLIATVTFILTMIILYLYGGELPTVINSIAPGFYGKAIEADLSLPKGNVIYGTIALLPYMAYIFPYTNFIITIGGEVKREAGTVPLAVIGTYVLITVLVGFGLWATIGGLGLNFINGAFAVYYGLVPNVSWPSNMPPPYPPALAILLIKNPVMQWIIAIGSLTWYINSPSTIVLQIARYLFAMSFDRILPGFIAYVNPRTHTPVIAHGLDLAISLIIMYLYVFSVIPALSATMDISTVVTILMYFIILSITAVAYGVKRRNTLITIIGLYLTGYFTWVSYMEVSNPLVYLFTPITSALIFAFFIAVFAAGVIIFEVARYIRARREGIDLMITFKEIPPE, encoded by the coding sequence ATGGGTGGTAAGCCTAATTTATTCCTAAGGCAGAGCAGCGGTCTTGTTAGAGAGGTTGGACCATTGGCAGCATTACTAATGAATACCGCATACATTACTTACCAGTCAGGTTACCTACTGTTAATCAGTAGTATTGTGAACTTCCCCTTTGGAAATCCAATACTGGCGTTGATACTTGGCTTCATAACCTTCGCCCCCATGGCCTATTTAATCAACTTCATTGGTTCAACGTACTATAGGACAGCCAGTGACTACGTGTTCATGAGCCGTAACCTTGAGCCTAGGATTGGGTTCGCAAGCCTACTCATGTTTACTGTTGATCAAATGTTCTTTAATGCAGTATCCATGGTTTTTGCATTAACCACGGCGCTTGGCCCATCATTATATGCCATAGCCGTTTCCTTAGGTGATAAGGGATTGGTTAATGTTGCTAATTTAGTGACTAGTAATCCAGTGGTAATATTCACAGTGGGTGCCATTATGCTGGCCGTGATTATATTGATTAACATGGTATCTGTTAAGGCTGGTAAGTACCTTTCATCAGCAATATCACTAATCGCCACAGTAACATTCATATTAACTATGATTATTCTTTACCTATATGGAGGTGAGTTACCCACGGTAATTAATAGTATTGCCCCAGGGTTCTATGGTAAGGCCATTGAGGCTGATTTAAGCCTACCTAAGGGTAATGTGATCTATGGGACAATAGCCCTATTACCCTACATGGCCTACATTTTCCCATACACCAACTTCATAATAACCATAGGTGGCGAGGTTAAGAGGGAAGCGGGTACAGTACCATTAGCCGTAATAGGCACCTATGTACTAATTACAGTATTAGTTGGGTTTGGATTATGGGCAACAATAGGTGGTTTAGGCCTAAACTTCATTAATGGCGCCTTCGCAGTATATTATGGCCTAGTGCCTAATGTATCATGGCCAAGCAACATGCCACCACCGTATCCGCCCGCCCTGGCGATACTGCTTATTAAGAACCCGGTGATGCAGTGGATTATAGCTATAGGCTCCCTCACATGGTACATTAACTCACCGAGCACCATAGTGCTTCAAATAGCACGGTACTTATTCGCCATGTCCTTCGATAGGATTCTTCCAGGCTTTATAGCCTATGTTAACCCAAGAACCCACACACCCGTAATAGCCCATGGTTTGGATTTAGCAATATCATTAATCATAATGTACCTGTACGTGTTCAGTGTTATACCAGCGTTATCAGCAACAATGGATATTAGCACCGTGGTGACAATACTAATGTACTTCATAATATTATCGATAACGGCCGTAGCCTATGGTGTTAAGAGGAGGAATACGTTAATCACCATAATTGGCCTATACTTAACAGGTTACTTCACCTGGGTAAGTTACATGGAGGTAAGCAATCCGCTAGTCTACCTATTTACCCCAATAACAAGCGCCCTAATATTCGCATTCTTCATAGCGGTATTCGCAGCTGGAGTAATAATATTTGAAGTAGCCAGGTACATTAGGGCACGTAGGGAAGGTATAGACTTAATGATCACATTTAAGGAAATACCACCTGAATAA
- the rpl12p gene encoding 50S ribosomal protein P1 — MEYVYAALLLHYAKQPITEDNVTKILQSAGIQVDEVKVKALVSAVKEVNIDEAIKTAAALPVAAPSAAPQAAAPQAAEAKPAEAKAEEKKAEEKKEEETLESLASLFG, encoded by the coding sequence ATGGAGTACGTGTATGCAGCATTACTACTGCACTATGCGAAGCAACCAATAACGGAGGATAACGTAACTAAGATACTTCAATCAGCTGGCATACAGGTAGATGAGGTTAAGGTTAAGGCATTAGTCTCAGCGGTTAAGGAGGTTAACATAGATGAGGCAATAAAGACAGCTGCAGCACTACCTGTTGCCGCTCCCTCAGCCGCACCACAGGCTGCAGCACCTCAGGCTGCGGAGGCTAAACCAGCTGAGGCTAAGGCAGAGGAGAAGAAGGCTGAGGAAAAGAAGGAGGAAGAAACATTGGAGAGTCTCGCCTCACTATTCGGCTAA
- a CDS encoding 2-oxoacid:acceptor oxidoreductase family protein, which translates to MQMLISDTRELIILGRGGQGGVTAARIIVSAATRDGKWGQAIPEFGAERRGAIVKSYARISSKPVISHSGVKKADILLILSPDILNLINISELMKGRDSVIIINSPTSIRTGYRTYWVDATGISEKLGLVMAGWHIVSTPILGAFVRVTELVTLDSVISSIGEFVGRGDYVKLNIEAVKMGYSMVKGD; encoded by the coding sequence ATGCAGATGCTAATTAGTGATACTAGGGAATTAATAATACTTGGTAGAGGGGGGCAGGGTGGGGTAACCGCCGCTAGGATAATAGTATCTGCAGCCACCAGGGATGGTAAATGGGGGCAAGCAATACCTGAATTCGGTGCTGAAAGGAGGGGTGCTATTGTTAAGTCATATGCAAGAATATCAAGTAAGCCAGTGATCTCGCATAGTGGGGTTAAGAAGGCCGACATACTACTTATACTATCTCCCGACATACTGAACCTCATTAACATTAGTGAATTAATGAAGGGGCGGGATTCAGTCATAATAATTAACTCCCCTACATCAATAAGGACAGGCTATAGAACGTATTGGGTGGATGCAACCGGGATAAGTGAGAAATTAGGTTTAGTGATGGCTGGTTGGCACATAGTGAGTACACCAATATTAGGTGCATTTGTAAGGGTTACTGAATTAGTTACACTGGATTCGGTAATATCATCTATAGGTGAATTCGTAGGGAGGGGTGATTACGTTAAATTGAACATAGAGGCTGTTAAGATGGGGTACAGTATGGTTAAGGGTGATTAA
- a CDS encoding 4Fe-4S binding protein, whose amino-acid sequence MGAGGKTGTWRVRKPIVNLDKCTKCGICWLYCPENVIDWLEDKTVAIDYDYCKGCGICADVCPVKAITMIDERVV is encoded by the coding sequence ATGGGTGCCGGCGGTAAGACCGGCACGTGGAGAGTGCGTAAACCCATTGTTAACCTCGATAAATGCACTAAATGCGGCATATGTTGGCTTTACTGTCCGGAGAATGTAATAGATTGGCTTGAGGATAAGACTGTGGCAATTGATTACGATTACTGTAAAGGCTGTGGAATATGTGCTGATGTTTGTCCAGTTAAGGCTATTACAATGATTGATGAGAGGGTGGTTTAG
- a CDS encoding pyruvate ferredoxin oxidoreductase, whose amino-acid sequence MINRQDMISRGVRKIMVGDHAVAEAVKMARVNVVSAYPITPQTLIVERLSEIIDKGELKADFIRVESEFAALASVYGASAAGARAFTATSSHGLFYMYEMLWWAAASRLPLVMAVVTRALGPPWNIHDEHTDLLAIRDSGWVIGMASSVQEAFDMTLTAFRVSEDERVLLPVAVGLDGFVLSHTTEPIYVPYQEDVDAWLPPRNPKVPYVIEPGGEPVTLGNLPKSDLYHELHKVYMDESMNEAKKVIAEAYNEYGKLTGRNYEPLIECHRCSDAKYLAVTMGAWSGDAEIAIDELRREGYQVGLIRIRYIRPFPDDEVSERINGVKGVIVFDRDYSMGFGGILAGELMGLVPGNVSFKGVVAGLAGVDMSPSEFKSIIRDFINETERNGVMRVRKWWYIPNTNGGD is encoded by the coding sequence GTGATTAATCGGCAGGACATGATTAGTAGAGGGGTTAGGAAGATAATGGTTGGTGATCACGCGGTTGCTGAGGCAGTTAAGATGGCTAGGGTTAACGTGGTTTCAGCATACCCAATAACACCCCAGACTCTAATAGTTGAGAGGCTAAGTGAGATTATTGATAAGGGGGAGTTGAAGGCCGACTTCATAAGAGTTGAAAGCGAGTTCGCAGCCCTAGCCTCGGTTTATGGTGCATCGGCTGCGGGGGCGAGGGCTTTTACCGCTACTTCAAGCCATGGATTATTCTACATGTATGAGATGCTTTGGTGGGCTGCAGCATCAAGACTACCTCTAGTCATGGCTGTGGTGACTAGGGCGCTTGGACCACCGTGGAATATTCATGATGAGCACACTGACCTATTGGCGATAAGGGATAGTGGATGGGTTATAGGTATGGCATCCAGTGTACAGGAGGCCTTCGACATGACTCTCACCGCCTTTAGGGTAAGTGAAGATGAGAGAGTCCTATTACCAGTGGCTGTGGGTCTTGATGGATTCGTGTTAAGCCACACAACGGAGCCAATCTACGTTCCTTATCAGGAGGATGTGGATGCTTGGTTACCGCCAAGGAACCCTAAGGTACCTTATGTTATTGAACCCGGTGGGGAACCGGTAACCTTAGGTAACTTGCCTAAGTCTGACCTGTACCATGAGCTTCATAAGGTTTACATGGATGAATCAATGAATGAGGCTAAGAAGGTGATTGCAGAGGCGTATAATGAGTACGGTAAATTAACTGGGAGGAATTATGAACCATTAATTGAGTGCCACAGGTGCAGTGATGCTAAGTACCTTGCAGTAACCATGGGTGCATGGAGTGGGGATGCGGAGATCGCCATTGATGAGTTAAGGAGAGAGGGCTACCAGGTAGGGTTAATTAGGATCAGGTACATTAGACCATTCCCTGATGATGAGGTTTCAGAACGCATTAATGGGGTTAAGGGGGTTATTGTGTTTGATAGGGATTACTCAATGGGCTTCGGTGGAATATTGGCTGGTGAATTAATGGGTCTAGTGCCGGGTAATGTATCGTTTAAGGGTGTTGTAGCAGGCTTAGCTGGTGTTGATATGTCGCCAAGTGAATTCAAATCCATTATAAGGGATTTCATAAATGAAACCGAGAGGAACGGCGTCATGAGGGTGAGGAAGTGGTGGTATATACCTAATACCAATGGGGGTGATTAA
- a CDS encoding 3-methyl-2-oxobutanoate dehydrogenase subunit beta — MVTMSELHKYGRTKVIMPGTAACPGCPLQIGLRQLIMALEGKLTLVIPAGCSSVIPGAAPYTSFTVPVMHVPFASSPSVASGLVRALRARGVDGHVVVWAGDGATADIGFAALSGAAYRNEDIIYVLADNEAYMNTGIQASGTTPRKAWTTTSPRGKTEGKKEVALIMLMHKVPYVATASIAYPIDFIDKVRRAASIRGFKFIHLHAPCPPGWKFPDDYTVKVARLAVETGMWVLWEYYQGKLTISPPSVPYKDKKRRKPIEEYLRIQGRFAHLSRDDINEIEAMVDQEWETLMSLANILNNHA; from the coding sequence ATGGTCACTATGAGTGAACTTCACAAATATGGGAGAACTAAGGTAATAATGCCCGGTACAGCAGCATGCCCAGGTTGCCCACTTCAAATAGGCTTAAGGCAATTAATAATGGCATTGGAGGGGAAGTTAACCCTCGTCATACCTGCCGGGTGCTCAAGCGTAATACCTGGAGCAGCACCATACACATCATTCACAGTACCGGTTATGCATGTACCCTTCGCCTCAAGCCCCTCAGTGGCCAGTGGTTTAGTTAGGGCTCTTAGGGCTAGGGGTGTTGATGGCCACGTGGTTGTCTGGGCTGGCGACGGGGCAACAGCGGACATAGGTTTCGCTGCCTTAAGTGGGGCAGCCTATAGGAATGAGGACATTATCTATGTTTTAGCCGATAACGAGGCCTACATGAATACTGGTATTCAGGCTAGTGGAACTACGCCTAGGAAGGCTTGGACTACAACATCCCCAAGAGGTAAGACTGAGGGTAAGAAGGAGGTGGCGTTAATCATGCTTATGCATAAGGTACCCTACGTAGCCACAGCCAGTATAGCCTACCCAATAGATTTCATTGATAAGGTTAGGAGGGCGGCTTCAATAAGGGGTTTCAAGTTCATACACCTTCATGCACCATGTCCCCCTGGTTGGAAGTTCCCAGATGACTACACAGTTAAGGTAGCTAGGTTAGCCGTTGAGACTGGAATGTGGGTGCTTTGGGAGTATTACCAAGGTAAGTTAACTATTAGTCCACCCAGTGTCCCGTATAAGGATAAGAAGAGGCGTAAACCCATTGAGGAGTACCTTCGCATACAGGGTCGTTTCGCGCACTTAAGTAGGGATGATATTAATGAAATTGAGGCCATGGTTGATCAAGAGTGGGAAACATTAATGAGCTTAGCTAACATACTTAATAATCACGCTTAA
- a CDS encoding glucose 1-dehydrogenase, translating to MKAIVVKPPKPGVEVRDLSQVIRHGSGTVKVRILENGICGSDREIVKGELTTARPPEGRDWLVLGHEALGIVEDSSDPRFKPGDLVMPINRRSYHGKCLNCLVGRPDFCEANEFVEAGMVGMDGFMVEYWYDDPKYLVKVPKDIADIAIVAQPLSDLEKSVEEILNVQRRFIWTCDDGTYNCRRSIVFGTGSTGILISLLLRTVGFEVYVANRRDPLESEAKITEEAGIIYYNYSKDGLDKLKSMGFDLVVDTTGASASLIGHEVEMLKPNGILGLFGFPSEGELTLRYDVIQRFIYKSNAIVGLINGQKPHFQQALAHLAQWKVVWPTVAKSLITRVVDVNNDKELLQVLNHKERGEIKVKIKWS from the coding sequence ATGAAGGCTATTGTAGTTAAACCCCCGAAACCCGGAGTGGAGGTTAGGGATTTAAGTCAAGTGATTAGACATGGTTCAGGCACTGTTAAGGTGAGGATTCTTGAAAACGGCATATGTGGTTCTGACCGTGAAATAGTAAAGGGGGAGTTAACCACAGCTAGGCCGCCTGAGGGTAGGGATTGGCTTGTCCTGGGTCATGAAGCCCTAGGTATTGTTGAGGATTCAAGTGACCCAAGGTTTAAGCCAGGTGACTTAGTAATGCCTATTAATAGGAGGAGTTACCATGGTAAGTGCCTTAACTGCCTTGTGGGTAGACCGGATTTCTGTGAAGCCAATGAGTTTGTTGAGGCAGGCATGGTTGGGATGGATGGTTTCATGGTTGAGTACTGGTATGATGACCCCAAGTACCTTGTTAAAGTACCTAAGGACATAGCTGACATAGCTATTGTGGCTCAACCCCTTTCTGACCTTGAGAAGTCTGTTGAGGAGATACTTAATGTTCAGAGGAGATTCATTTGGACTTGTGATGATGGAACATACAACTGCAGGAGAAGCATAGTCTTCGGCACAGGCTCAACTGGGATACTGATTTCACTATTGCTTAGGACAGTAGGGTTTGAGGTTTATGTGGCTAATAGGAGGGATCCACTTGAGAGTGAGGCTAAGATCACTGAGGAGGCTGGTATAATTTACTATAATTACTCTAAGGATGGTTTAGATAAACTTAAGTCAATGGGCTTCGACCTAGTAGTGGATACCACTGGTGCATCAGCGTCATTAATTGGTCATGAGGTTGAGATGCTTAAGCCAAATGGTATACTAGGCCTATTTGGATTCCCATCCGAGGGGGAGTTAACGTTAAGGTATGATGTTATACAAAGGTTCATTTATAAATCCAATGCAATAGTGGGTTTAATAAATGGGCAGAAGCCACACTTCCAGCAGGCTCTCGCTCACCTGGCTCAATGGAAGGTTGTTTGGCCCACTGTGGCTAAGTCTTTAATAACTAGGGTTGTTGACGTTAATAATGATAAGGAGTTACTGCAGGTCCTTAACCATAAGGAGAGGGGGGAGATTAAGGTTAAGATTAAGTGGAGTTAA
- a CDS encoding DHH family phosphoesterase encodes MLNELKRLIDTSQRVTLMTHRNPDLDSLASALLFRDYLNKLGKLSCLTSCNADKEAKQVLGKLGIELNCTQTCTCGELTILFDVANKAQLDTEICQDSKVVVFDHHKVRGIRGDLEFIDPESSSTIEVVVNVLRELGYIPSGLMATLTLAAILSETNRFSRATQGTFETVAWLLKFSGVNYRDTLALLVRELDESAKIALIKGSIRLIPYRAGSMIICVTNVNAYEGLIAGKLLDIGCDAAFVVSDHNDELRIVARSRTINVAELLSKIAGELNGEGGGHEGAGMLVTKVKQPYVKVLNLIISNLESMLGEKLREIK; translated from the coding sequence ATGTTAAATGAGCTTAAGAGACTGATTGACACTTCGCAAAGAGTAACATTAATGACACATAGGAACCCTGACTTGGATTCACTTGCCTCAGCATTACTGTTTAGAGATTACTTAAATAAGTTAGGTAAGTTAAGTTGCCTCACCAGTTGCAACGCAGATAAGGAGGCTAAGCAGGTACTTGGTAAGCTGGGTATTGAACTTAACTGCACGCAAACCTGCACTTGCGGTGAATTAACAATACTTTTTGACGTAGCTAATAAGGCTCAGTTGGATACTGAAATATGCCAGGACAGTAAGGTTGTGGTGTTTGATCATCATAAGGTTAGGGGGATTAGGGGGGATTTGGAGTTCATTGACCCTGAATCATCATCAACCATTGAGGTCGTGGTTAATGTATTAAGGGAATTAGGCTACATACCCAGTGGATTAATGGCCACGTTAACGTTAGCAGCCATATTAAGTGAAACAAATAGGTTCAGTAGGGCTACTCAAGGAACCTTTGAAACCGTGGCTTGGTTACTTAAGTTTAGTGGAGTCAATTATAGGGATACCTTAGCATTACTGGTTAGGGAGCTTGATGAGTCAGCTAAAATAGCGTTAATTAAGGGTTCAATAAGGCTTATACCCTATAGGGCTGGGTCAATGATAATTTGCGTAACTAATGTAAACGCCTATGAAGGCTTAATTGCTGGTAAACTCCTTGACATTGGCTGTGATGCAGCCTTCGTGGTGTCTGATCATAATGATGAGTTAAGGATTGTTGCAAGGTCAAGAACAATTAATGTTGCTGAACTCCTAAGTAAGATTGCTGGGGAATTAAACGGTGAGGGTGGTGGTCATGAGGGTGCCGGCATGTTGGTAACTAAGGTTAAGCAACCATACGTTAAGGTCCTTAACCTAATAATAAGCAACCTAGAGAGCATGCTGGGTGAGAAGCTTAGGGAGATTAAGTGA
- a CDS encoding Mrp/NBP35 family ATP-binding protein codes for MSNKPNINVKVQQPQKQQIKLGFSAGNVKLKIAVMSGKGGVGKSLITAALAVGFALRGLKVGVLDADIYGPTIPKLLGLAGSSLYYDDKRDVIIPATGPLNIKVVSIDFLLPSEDSAVVWRGVLVSKAIEDFLSKTDWGDLDVMMIDLPPGTGDAPLTIAQALSGQLTGSIIVSAPGDVSGRIVKKAIDFSRKVKVPVIGVIENMCCFTCPDTGKTYYVFGEPEGKRMAEEANVSFLGEIPLDPRISEANNAGVPFLLKYPDIEASRKLMTVIDSLMGRFKDELSGQTKREIRLMKLPGEEESSGNEEDK; via the coding sequence ATGAGTAATAAGCCTAATATTAACGTTAAAGTTCAACAGCCTCAGAAGCAGCAGATTAAGCTAGGCTTCAGTGCAGGTAATGTTAAGCTTAAGATCGCGGTCATGAGTGGTAAGGGTGGGGTTGGTAAGAGTCTTATAACTGCGGCATTAGCTGTTGGCTTCGCCTTAAGGGGATTAAAGGTTGGGGTTCTTGACGCTGATATTTACGGACCCACTATACCTAAGCTACTGGGGCTTGCAGGTAGTTCCCTTTACTATGATGATAAGAGGGACGTAATAATACCCGCCACTGGGCCATTAAACATTAAGGTTGTTTCCATTGACTTCCTCCTCCCAAGTGAGGATTCAGCAGTAGTATGGAGGGGGGTATTGGTGTCTAAGGCTATTGAGGACTTCCTCTCTAAGACTGATTGGGGGGACTTAGACGTAATGATGATTGACCTACCTCCAGGTACTGGTGATGCACCATTAACCATAGCTCAAGCCCTCAGTGGTCAATTAACAGGCAGTATTATCGTATCAGCCCCTGGTGATGTTTCAGGTAGAATAGTTAAGAAGGCTATTGACTTCTCAAGGAAGGTTAAAGTACCAGTTATTGGTGTTATTGAGAACATGTGCTGCTTCACATGCCCAGACACAGGCAAGACATATTACGTGTTTGGTGAACCTGAGGGGAAACGCATGGCTGAGGAGGCTAATGTATCATTCCTAGGTGAGATACCGCTTGATCCACGCATAAGTGAGGCTAATAATGCAGGTGTCCCCTTCCTATTAAAGTACCCTGATATTGAGGCCTCTAGGAAGTTAATGACTGTGATTGATTCGCTTATGGGTAGGTTTAAGGATGAGTTAAGTGGACAGACTAAGAGGGAGATAAGGTTAATGAAACTACCCGGTGAGGAGGAATCCTCAGGTAATGAGGAGGATAAGTGA
- a CDS encoding zinc-binding dehydrogenase yields MRAARFHESGKPLTIEEVPKPAPGPGEVIVKVMAAGVCHTELHFIDGVLNLGVAPITLGHEIAGIVDEIGPGVSSVKPGDRVIVYYYVGCGRCRFCLRGEENLCENIKAEYGFITDGGFAEYVKVPERNLVKLPSNLTFEEAAPIGCSVTTAIHATRRASPNVGDYVVVYGVGAVGFALIQYNKMIGANVIAVGRSPSKLKLAKELGADYTINAGEEDVVKRVIELTNGRGADVVYELVGIRETMNNSVRMLAKRGRLVLIGYWRDKLEVNPLDLVIKEATITASVGNTLSELIEAVKLVSEGKIKIKVDEVVGLESINDALEKLRMGKVIGRIIINPWLIKSH; encoded by the coding sequence ATGAGGGCGGCCAGATTCCATGAATCAGGGAAACCATTAACCATAGAGGAGGTTCCTAAACCAGCACCAGGCCCAGGTGAGGTTATTGTTAAAGTAATGGCGGCCGGGGTGTGCCATACTGAGCTACACTTCATTGATGGTGTACTTAACCTAGGTGTCGCACCCATTACTCTTGGTCATGAAATAGCAGGGATCGTTGATGAAATTGGGCCAGGTGTAAGCAGTGTTAAACCGGGGGATAGGGTCATAGTTTATTACTATGTTGGATGTGGTAGATGTAGGTTCTGCCTTAGAGGTGAGGAGAACCTATGTGAGAATATTAAGGCTGAATACGGCTTCATAACAGATGGCGGCTTCGCTGAGTATGTTAAGGTTCCTGAAAGAAACCTTGTTAAATTACCCAGTAACTTAACCTTTGAGGAGGCTGCACCAATAGGCTGTAGTGTAACAACTGCTATACACGCCACTAGGAGGGCTTCACCTAACGTCGGTGACTACGTGGTTGTTTATGGTGTTGGCGCAGTTGGGTTTGCGTTAATACAGTATAATAAAATGATTGGTGCTAATGTTATAGCAGTGGGTAGGAGTCCAAGTAAGCTTAAGTTAGCTAAGGAACTTGGGGCTGATTACACTATAAATGCCGGTGAGGAGGATGTAGTTAAGAGGGTTATTGAATTAACCAATGGGAGGGGTGCCGATGTTGTGTATGAGCTTGTTGGTATTAGGGAGACTATGAATAATTCAGTTAGAATGCTTGCCAAGAGAGGTAGGTTAGTGCTAATAGGTTACTGGAGGGATAAGCTTGAGGTTAATCCACTGGACCTCGTTATTAAGGAGGCCACTATAACAGCATCAGTTGGTAATACGCTTAGTGAACTCATTGAGGCTGTTAAACTTGTGTCCGAGGGTAAGATAAAGATAAAGGTTGATGAGGTGGTGGGTTTAGAAAGTATTAATGATGCACTTGAGAAGCTTAGAATGGGTAAGGTTATTGGGAGAATTATAATTAACCCATGGTTGATTAAATCACATTAA
- a CDS encoding helix-turn-helix domain-containing protein produces the protein MPIQTTVMVIEHDDWSVFTRDTGVKATVESSIPIPSLGIKRSVVNINASSIGEVKELMRRIKEFRQVKAMNVLDKHVSRNNVTVTLSTIRVLNNSVLELLLNNNVYYYRELITSGLEYWLVVASDLSNLIRELRERAWLRIIKNTNVNALLSNAPLTRRETQILKVAYETGYFNWPRGISLSQLASKLSISKATLAEELRSIERKLVQMELYRDNLLNQTR, from the coding sequence ATGCCCATTCAAACCACGGTCATGGTTATTGAGCATGATGACTGGTCAGTATTTACAAGGGACACTGGAGTTAAGGCTACCGTTGAGTCATCAATACCAATACCAAGCCTTGGCATTAAAAGGTCTGTGGTGAACATTAATGCCTCAAGCATTGGTGAGGTTAAGGAATTGATGCGTAGGATTAAGGAGTTTAGGCAAGTTAAAGCCATGAATGTATTGGATAAACACGTATCAAGGAATAACGTTACAGTAACCTTAAGTACAATTAGGGTATTAAACAATAGTGTCCTTGAATTACTCCTAAACAACAACGTGTACTACTACAGGGAGCTTATAACTAGTGGTTTAGAGTACTGGCTAGTGGTAGCCAGTGATCTAAGTAATTTAATTAGGGAGCTTAGGGAGAGAGCATGGTTAAGAATCATTAAGAATACTAATGTTAATGCATTATTAAGCAATGCACCATTAACTAGAAGAGAAACTCAAATACTTAAGGTAGCTTATGAGACTGGGTACTTTAATTGGCCTAGGGGAATAAGCCTAAGTCAACTAGCCTCAAAACTCAGCATTAGTAAGGCAACATTAGCTGAGGAGTTAAGAAGCATAGAGAGGAAGCTGGTTCAAATGGAGTTATATAGGGATAATTTATTAAACCAAACCCGTTAG